DNA from Deltaproteobacteria bacterium:
TTATGGCGGAGACAGCTGCAATATCCCCAAAACACATGAGTGAGCCATAAATATGCCCAATTTAGAATTAGAAAACTGGAAAATAGACCCCCTGGACATCCTGCACGCGGGGCCGGTAATTCCGGTTATAGTGATCCACGAGATCGATCAGGCCGTGCCGCTGGCCAGAGCCCTGCTTGAGGGCGGTGTGCGGGTGCTGGAGATCACCCTGCGCTCGGATGCAGCCGTGGAGGCCATCGGCCGCATCAGCCGCGAGGTGCCTGATGCCCTGGTGGGGGCCGGCACGGTAACCTCGCCTGGTGACCTGGCTGCCGTGAGCGAGGCTGGCGCCCTGTTTGCCATCAGCCCCGGCCTGACGCCCAGCCTGCTGGAGGCCGCTCGCGAGGGCTCCATTCCGCTGATTCCCGGCATTGCCACGGCCTCCGAGCTCATGCTGGGCATGGAGAGGGGTTACCGGGCTTTCAAGTTTTTCCCTGCCGAGGCCGCCGGCGGCGTGCGGTTGTTAAAATCCATTGGCGGACCATTTCCTCATATTACTTTCTGCCCCACCGGCGGGGTGACCTATGCCAACTTCCGGGACTACCTGGCCTTGCAGAACGTGGCCTGCGTGGGCGGCTCCTGGCTGGCGCCTTCCGATGCCATTGCCAAAGGCGACTGGCAGAGAATCACGGCCCTGGCGCGCCAGGCAATCGAAGGGGCTTCACAATAGGAAGGCACAGGGGAGCAGGGGCATTTAAGGCTCCATTTCTGTCTGGAGCCGGTCGTACAACTCGTCGAGTTCTTTCTGCAGTCTACTGTCCTCAGTATGATTTGCCTCGGCAGCTATGAAACCCAGCAGCTCTTCGAGTTCATCAAGAGTATACTTGACAATGATCTTGCCCTCTTTTTCGCTGGCTAGTTCAAACTGATCAGTGAGATCGGGACCAACAAATGTGTGTTCAAGAATCAGCGATTTCTCGTGACTATTGAGGGTAACTTCCACGGGTTGGCTATAATCGATTTGCTTCCTTTGCATCTACTAAATCCTTTCCTGTACACATTCTCATGCGGCGTTGAGCGCCGGAGCTGAGCCGTGGTTGACGTAATGCCTCTAGCACTCAATGAATAGGGGCAACAGAGCTGTTAGCGCCGTCGGAGTTCAGCGAAAGGTATGCTAGAGAATGTTGGTCTCTGGGAATTGGTTTCAGGCGCTTAATCTGTTTTGCTTCAGGGCTGTTCATTGCATGCCAAAGATCCCAATCCTGCTGCAAGCGCAGCCAAAAATCTGCAGACATACCTAAAACATGGGACAACCGCAATGCCGTATCCGGAGTTACCGAACGCTTGCCTTTGATAATTTCGTTGAGACGAGGGTAGGAAACCCCCAGGCGACGGGCGAGTTCTGCTTGTGTAAGGCCGTGGTTTGACGAATTCCTCGAAAAGCATCTCCCCCGGATGTGTCGGGGGACGATTTCGGGGCAAGCGCCTCCCCGTATCAGTGGTAATCTGTGATTTCGACCTCGCAGGCATGGCCTTCCTCCCATATAAAACAAATTCTATACTGCTGATTAATGCGGATACTGTATTGATTCTCCCGGTCACCCTTCAAGCGTTCCAGGCGATTACATGAAGGCACTCTAAGTTCATTGATCTCGCGAACTCGATTGATTTGATCCAGTTACCGGCGAGCAACCTGCCAAATTGCTTGAGGGCAACATCTTCGAGCTGCTTGAGATGCGATCCCATCAAAAATATCCTCAGTGCCAGCAGACTTAGGGTTTTTATCATGGGTCATATTATAATGGGGTCCATTATAGTTGCCAAGTTGTTTACAAATTAAGCAAATAACGTAGAGCTTACCGGCCGGGTGTGGTGAACCCAAAATGTTTGCAATGGTTAAAGACTATGCGCTCGCAAGGCACTACGAAAAAG
Protein-coding regions in this window:
- a CDS encoding bifunctional 4-hydroxy-2-oxoglutarate aldolase/2-dehydro-3-deoxy-phosphogluconate aldolase → MPNLELENWKIDPLDILHAGPVIPVIVIHEIDQAVPLARALLEGGVRVLEITLRSDAAVEAIGRISREVPDALVGAGTVTSPGDLAAVSEAGALFAISPGLTPSLLEAAREGSIPLIPGIATASELMLGMERGYRAFKFFPAEAAGGVRLLKSIGGPFPHITFCPTGGVTYANFRDYLALQNVACVGGSWLAPSDAIAKGDWQRITALARQAIEGASQ